One genomic region from Nitrospira sp. encodes:
- a CDS encoding acetyl-CoA carboxylase carboxyltransferase subunit beta, whose product MAWFKKGKTEEAEPPKRSKVAEGMWLKCNHCREIVYRKEVDRNNKVCPKCDYHFPISVIERINLLVDLGTFKEWDAELEPQDPLQFQDTRTYKDRIKAQQEKTGRKDAMVIGQGAINGRKVALCVFDFGFMGGSMGSVVGEKICRAVDRALEGRMPLILVTASGGARMQEGILSLMQMAKTSAAVAKLGEAKVPFISILADPTFGGVTASIAMLGDVIIAEPKALIGFAGPRVIEQTIKQQLPDQFQRAEFLLDHGMIDMIVERKQLKEAVSTLVGHF is encoded by the coding sequence ATGGCATGGTTTAAAAAAGGCAAAACCGAGGAGGCCGAGCCCCCTAAACGCTCCAAAGTGGCGGAGGGGATGTGGCTCAAGTGTAATCACTGCCGGGAGATCGTGTATCGCAAGGAAGTAGACCGCAACAACAAGGTCTGTCCGAAGTGCGACTATCATTTTCCCATTTCGGTGATCGAACGCATCAATCTCCTGGTCGATCTCGGGACCTTCAAGGAGTGGGATGCCGAGCTGGAACCGCAAGACCCGCTCCAGTTTCAGGATACCCGCACGTACAAAGACCGGATCAAGGCGCAGCAGGAAAAGACCGGCCGTAAAGACGCCATGGTCATCGGCCAGGGGGCGATCAATGGGCGCAAGGTGGCGCTGTGCGTCTTCGATTTCGGGTTCATGGGCGGCAGTATGGGGTCGGTCGTCGGTGAAAAGATCTGCCGCGCCGTCGATCGGGCCTTGGAAGGGCGCATGCCGTTGATCCTCGTGACGGCCTCGGGCGGCGCCCGCATGCAGGAGGGCATCCTGTCGCTCATGCAGATGGCGAAGACGTCCGCAGCGGTGGCGAAGTTGGGAGAGGCGAAGGTGCCGTTCATCTCCATCTTGGCGGACCCGACGTTCGGCGGAGTGACCGCGAGCATTGCGATGCTGGGAGACGTCATTATTGCCGAGCCGAAGGCGCTGATCGGGTTTGCCGGTCCGCGCGTCATCGAGCAGACCATCAAACAGCAATTGCCGGATCAGTTTCAGCGGGCCGAGTTCTTGCTGGATCACGGCATGATCGACATGATCGTCGAACGGAAACAGTTGAAGGAAGCGGTGAGCACGCTGGTCGGCCACTTCTAG
- a CDS encoding LPS-assembly protein LptD has translation MGPDRYSASIRQRTAGCPFPVVFLTLLLSVFLLVESVSAQSTVTTASPSNQPLTVTAERIDHLQEQEVYEADGSVVVTQGSFRLTADHVTINSLPGTLVATGHVHFFDPSSDLKSERLELNVNTEAGVITHGSMYVRPSNSFFTGRSIRRLSEDHYRIKEGTFTNCDAKDGEVPAWRFKFDDLDVNTGESIGMKRAWLCMRDTPIIPVPTLTYPLSNRHSGFLIPTPGYDNRFGLHYQQGYFWAINPSQDLTIAPSYYSDLGYGSDFTYRYYLDRRSSGQWFASFLQQTKLPNVSGVDQTASDERRLRGLISGQHVQQVTDTLLVRGQASFVSDRQYLQQLSNSGAQRASPSGESTLLATQRLPYGSAYFLGQYLQPLNSGGPDTFQRLPEVGYVLPNTSAFGLPLLMNLDSNFVNFYREQGFAVNRMDFMPGVTTDVIDVGHVIGLTPHFKFKEVYYTRGIQEASPLHRETFWAAMDASSRLSRRYTGGDGGSFLHTIEPSVMYEYVPGSNQSQIAQIDQVDDIPKKNLLTYSLRTKLLEQQVNGQSFNWLDLTLAQSYHVGGVQTRAREFAPGVLPFLGSLTQPLQPATVEVQGRKLSDLWLRAVIGNTAPEFFRPPGVNEALGKNVTGGQMLPPTNSYLTVDAFLDPYRGTFSQWNTDLRVQQSNYWYVEVGQRFSRDGNRVRRGDIWNPVSFNEVYAPTEEIQFVTAGGGFRTPWGWTVGAKGYYDVKGGRSPEYDVVALYQNPCKCWSLGLYYLQFPDRQSYSFMLSMTGIGWTENFGTIVARTILGPLLVGDRGLPWAAPGGPYGRTLNPMPVQSMPMGRY, from the coding sequence ATGGGGCCAGACCGCTACTCGGCTTCCATACGGCAACGGACGGCTGGTTGTCCGTTCCCGGTTGTCTTCCTGACTCTCCTGCTCAGTGTGTTCCTGCTGGTCGAATCCGTCTCGGCGCAATCAACGGTGACCACCGCCTCACCGAGCAACCAGCCTCTCACCGTGACGGCTGAACGCATCGACCACCTACAGGAGCAGGAGGTGTACGAGGCGGACGGGTCGGTGGTGGTGACGCAAGGCTCGTTTCGTCTCACGGCCGATCATGTCACGATCAATTCGCTGCCGGGTACCTTAGTGGCGACCGGGCATGTGCATTTCTTCGACCCGAGTTCCGATCTGAAGTCGGAGCGGCTGGAGTTGAACGTGAATACCGAAGCCGGAGTCATCACCCATGGGTCGATGTATGTCCGGCCGAGCAACTCGTTTTTTACCGGTCGCAGCATCCGCAGGTTGTCCGAGGATCACTATCGCATCAAAGAGGGGACGTTCACGAATTGTGACGCCAAAGACGGCGAAGTGCCGGCGTGGCGATTCAAGTTCGACGATCTCGATGTGAACACGGGCGAAAGTATCGGGATGAAGCGGGCGTGGCTCTGCATGCGGGATACGCCCATTATCCCGGTGCCGACCCTCACCTATCCGCTCAGTAATCGTCACAGCGGGTTCCTCATTCCCACGCCCGGCTACGACAACCGCTTCGGGCTGCACTACCAGCAGGGCTATTTCTGGGCCATTAACCCCAGCCAGGACCTGACGATCGCACCTTCGTATTATTCGGATCTCGGGTACGGAAGCGATTTTACCTATCGCTATTATTTGGACCGGCGGTCGAGCGGGCAGTGGTTTGCCAGCTTTCTGCAGCAGACGAAGCTGCCGAATGTGTCGGGCGTCGATCAGACCGCCTCGGATGAGCGGCGCTTGCGAGGCTTGATCAGCGGCCAGCATGTCCAACAGGTCACGGACACACTGCTGGTACGAGGCCAGGCGTCGTTTGTGTCGGATCGGCAGTATCTCCAACAGTTGAGCAATTCAGGAGCCCAGCGGGCCTCTCCCAGCGGCGAATCCACATTGCTGGCGACGCAACGCCTGCCCTACGGCAGCGCTTATTTTCTGGGCCAGTACCTCCAGCCGTTGAACTCCGGCGGTCCCGACACGTTCCAACGCCTGCCGGAGGTCGGCTATGTGTTGCCGAATACGTCGGCGTTCGGGCTGCCGCTGCTCATGAACCTCGACAGTAACTTTGTGAATTTTTATCGCGAGCAGGGATTCGCGGTGAATCGCATGGATTTTATGCCCGGCGTCACCACTGATGTGATCGATGTCGGGCATGTGATCGGGTTGACGCCGCATTTTAAATTCAAGGAAGTTTATTATACGCGCGGCATTCAGGAGGCCAGTCCTCTCCACCGCGAGACGTTTTGGGCGGCCATGGATGCCTCCTCCCGGCTGAGCCGCCGGTATACCGGGGGGGATGGCGGGAGTTTCCTGCACACGATCGAACCCAGTGTGATGTATGAATACGTGCCGGGGAGCAACCAGTCTCAGATCGCCCAGATCGATCAAGTCGACGACATCCCGAAGAAGAACCTCCTGACCTATTCACTCCGGACCAAGTTGCTCGAACAGCAGGTGAACGGCCAATCGTTCAATTGGCTCGACCTGACCCTGGCGCAGAGTTATCACGTGGGCGGGGTGCAGACCCGCGCGCGGGAGTTTGCTCCCGGGGTGTTACCGTTTCTGGGATCTCTCACGCAGCCCTTGCAGCCGGCGACGGTGGAGGTGCAGGGGCGAAAACTGTCCGACTTGTGGCTACGGGCTGTGATCGGGAATACCGCCCCGGAATTCTTTCGTCCACCCGGTGTCAACGAAGCGCTCGGAAAGAATGTGACCGGCGGACAGATGTTGCCGCCGACGAATTCCTATCTGACGGTCGATGCCTTTCTCGATCCCTACCGGGGGACGTTCAGCCAGTGGAATACCGATCTTCGCGTGCAGCAATCCAACTACTGGTACGTGGAGGTCGGGCAACGGTTCAGTCGTGACGGCAACCGGGTCCGGCGCGGCGATATTTGGAACCCGGTCTCGTTCAATGAGGTCTATGCTCCCACCGAGGAGATCCAGTTCGTCACCGCCGGCGGTGGATTCCGAACACCCTGGGGCTGGACCGTCGGCGCCAAGGGCTATTACGATGTCAAAGGCGGACGCAGTCCGGAATACGATGTGGTCGCCTTGTATCAGAATCCGTG
- a CDS encoding bifunctional folylpolyglutamate synthase/dihydrofolate synthase, translating to MTTMTYSATVQFLYGLQQHGIKLGLETIRALLTRVGEPHRCYPVLHIGGTNGKGSTAAMTAAILQAAGYRVGLYTSPHLIDFRERIRVNGVMIPEETVGRLVETLRGAAAPDLAPTFFEFTTALAFQYFADCRADVAVLEVGLGGRFDATNVVEPLACAITTIGLDHEAYLGSTLEAIAFEKAGIVKPAVPVVLGRIESSTRLGIEQRASEVKAPVYCLEREFQCDGPSTADCRYVGRSSHYDHLSCPLQGRFQLDNIACALALIELARERGLTVSETAVRSGLQHVAWEGRLETVAELPTVMVDGAHNPAAAAVLAGYLADWRRGRPGARIRLIVGMMRDKHPREFLAPLLSQVDTLILTQADLPRASTGSELRTLLQDCAPSAQVAATPADALTAAKQSAAPSDLICVTGSLMLVGEIKALLRGCSLSPVRG from the coding sequence ATGACCACGATGACCTATTCCGCCACCGTCCAATTTCTCTACGGCCTCCAGCAGCACGGCATCAAGTTGGGACTGGAGACGATTCGTGCCCTGCTTACCAGAGTGGGGGAGCCGCATCGTTGTTATCCGGTGCTCCACATCGGCGGGACGAACGGGAAAGGTTCTACCGCGGCGATGACTGCGGCCATCTTGCAGGCTGCCGGATATCGGGTCGGGCTCTACACGTCGCCGCATCTGATCGACTTCCGTGAACGTATCCGTGTCAACGGTGTGATGATTCCGGAGGAGACGGTCGGCAGACTGGTCGAGACCTTACGGGGTGCCGCTGCGCCTGATCTTGCCCCCACGTTTTTTGAGTTCACGACGGCGCTGGCGTTCCAGTATTTTGCGGACTGCCGGGCGGATGTGGCGGTGCTCGAAGTGGGGTTGGGCGGACGTTTCGACGCCACCAATGTGGTAGAGCCGCTGGCCTGCGCCATTACGACGATCGGCTTGGACCATGAGGCCTACCTCGGGTCCACGTTGGAGGCGATCGCGTTCGAGAAGGCAGGCATTGTGAAACCAGCCGTGCCGGTCGTGCTCGGTCGCATCGAATCTTCGACTCGCCTGGGCATTGAACAGCGCGCGTCGGAGGTGAAGGCTCCCGTCTATTGTTTGGAGCGCGAGTTTCAGTGTGACGGCCCTTCAACGGCTGATTGCCGGTATGTCGGCAGGTCTTCGCACTACGATCATCTCTCCTGCCCGCTCCAGGGACGGTTTCAACTGGACAATATCGCCTGCGCCCTGGCCTTGATCGAACTCGCCCGCGAGCGCGGGCTTACCGTGTCTGAGACGGCGGTGCGCAGTGGATTACAGCATGTTGCCTGGGAAGGCCGGTTGGAAACGGTCGCCGAGTTGCCGACAGTCATGGTGGACGGGGCGCACAATCCCGCTGCTGCCGCTGTGCTGGCCGGGTACCTCGCCGATTGGCGGCGTGGCCGGCCCGGAGCGCGGATCAGGCTGATCGTCGGAATGATGCGCGACAAACATCCACGCGAATTTCTTGCGCCGTTGTTGTCCCAGGTAGATACGTTGATCCTGACACAGGCGGATCTGCCGCGTGCATCCACTGGCTCCGAATTGCGCACGCTGCTGCAAGACTGTGCGCCGTCCGCCCAGGTGGCGGCCACGCCAGCCGATGCGCTGACTGCCGCGAAGCAATCCGCCGCTCCGTCCGATCTGATTTGTGTCACGGGCTCCTTGATGCTGGTCGGCGAGATCAAGGCCCTCCTCCGAGGGTGTTCCCTCTCACCTGTTCGTGGTTGA